A single Candidatus Lokiarchaeota archaeon DNA region contains:
- the tkt gene encoding transketolase yields MPESESIHEKAINTIRFLSADAVQRANSGHPGMPMGSATIAYTLWRRHLRYNPKNPEWPDRDRFILSGGHGSMLLYSLLHLTGYDLSLEDIKNFRQWGSPTPGHPECHETPGVEVTTGPLGQGFGNAVGMAIAEKHLAAVFNKDDHDIVDHYTYVLATDGDMMEGISSEGGSLAGHLKLGKLIVLYDDNEISIDGSTDITFTEDVQKRFEAFGWHIQTVENGNDIESIDTAIKKAKEDQRPSLIACQTHIGYGMPNKQDTAKAHGEPPGEDELEGAKKNLGWPLEPRFYIPEEVLEHFREAVPRGERLEKEWKAQIDEYAHEHPELAEQFNRRMKGELPDRWDADLPSYSEDDGKLATRVPSGHVINALAQHVPELIGGSADLTPSNKTWIDESTSLQADNPGGRNIHFGVREHIMAAIVNGMAAHGGIKPYGATFLIFSDYMRPAIRMSALSRHNSLWVFTHDSIGLGEDGPTHQPIEQLASLRAIPNLMVIRPCDANEVVEGWKVGMKRTEGPTAFAFTRQKVPILDRNEYGKAEGLQKGAYVLADLGNEDPQLLLMASGSEVHLIVEAGKKLAEEGISVRLVSFPSWELFQQQAEEYRKSVLPPNITARLAVEAGVPQGWERWVGEDGDIIGVERFGSSAPYNVIFEKYGFTVDNVINRAKALLEK; encoded by the coding sequence ATGCCAGAGTCAGAATCCATTCATGAAAAAGCCATCAATACGATTCGTTTTCTATCCGCGGATGCTGTTCAACGGGCAAATTCCGGCCATCCGGGAATGCCAATGGGCAGTGCCACGATTGCCTATACCCTCTGGAGACGGCATCTCAGGTATAATCCAAAAAATCCTGAGTGGCCAGATCGAGATCGATTCATACTCTCGGGAGGGCACGGATCCATGCTACTATACTCATTGCTCCACCTTACGGGATACGACTTGAGTTTGGAAGATATCAAGAATTTCAGACAGTGGGGAAGTCCAACTCCAGGTCATCCGGAGTGTCATGAGACTCCAGGTGTAGAAGTGACAACGGGGCCACTCGGGCAGGGATTCGGTAACGCTGTTGGTATGGCCATTGCGGAGAAACATCTAGCTGCAGTATTCAACAAAGATGACCATGATATTGTCGACCATTATACCTATGTTCTCGCCACCGATGGCGATATGATGGAGGGTATTAGCTCCGAAGGAGGTTCCTTGGCGGGTCACCTTAAACTGGGTAAGCTAATAGTTTTGTATGATGATAATGAGATTTCTATCGATGGGAGCACAGATATTACATTTACAGAGGACGTACAGAAACGCTTTGAGGCCTTTGGCTGGCACATACAGACCGTTGAGAATGGCAATGACATCGAATCTATTGATACTGCAATAAAGAAAGCCAAAGAGGATCAAAGGCCTTCACTAATAGCGTGTCAAACCCATATCGGATACGGTATGCCAAACAAACAGGATACCGCCAAGGCTCATGGAGAACCACCAGGGGAAGATGAACTGGAGGGTGCAAAAAAGAACCTTGGATGGCCGCTTGAACCTCGCTTCTACATTCCCGAAGAGGTGCTTGAACATTTCAGAGAAGCTGTCCCCCGGGGGGAGAGGCTAGAGAAGGAATGGAAGGCACAAATCGATGAATATGCACACGAACATCCTGAACTAGCTGAACAATTCAATCGGCGTATGAAAGGGGAACTGCCTGACAGATGGGATGCTGATCTTCCAAGCTATTCTGAAGATGATGGAAAGCTTGCGACGAGGGTTCCATCTGGTCACGTTATCAATGCTCTTGCTCAACACGTTCCCGAACTGATTGGTGGGTCAGCAGATCTAACGCCATCCAATAAAACATGGATAGACGAAAGCACATCTTTGCAGGCAGATAATCCAGGAGGGCGAAACATCCATTTCGGGGTGCGAGAGCATATTATGGCAGCCATAGTCAATGGAATGGCAGCTCATGGCGGTATCAAACCGTACGGAGCTACGTTCCTCATTTTCTCCGATTACATGCGACCAGCAATCAGAATGTCAGCACTTTCTCGTCATAACAGCCTGTGGGTGTTCACCCATGACAGTATTGGATTAGGCGAAGATGGACCAACTCACCAGCCTATAGAGCAATTGGCTTCTCTTCGAGCTATTCCCAATCTGATGGTAATTCGCCCGTGTGATGCAAATGAGGTCGTAGAGGGGTGGAAGGTTGGAATGAAGCGAACAGAAGGACCAACCGCATTCGCGTTTACTCGTCAAAAAGTCCCGATTCTTGATCGTAATGAATATGGCAAAGCAGAAGGCCTCCAGAAGGGAGCATATGTCCTTGCAGACCTTGGCAATGAGGACCCTCAGCTGCTACTGATGGCTTCGGGATCCGAGGTGCATCTTATTGTGGAAGCGGGAAAGAAGCTCGCAGAAGAAGGAATCAGCGTTAGACTGGTTTCGTTCCCAAGCTGGGAATTGTTCCAACAACAGGCCGAAGAGTATCGCAAATCTGTTCTTCCACCGAACATAACAGCAAGACTAGCAGTTGAAGCAGGTGTGCCACAAGGTTGGGAACGCTGGGTAGGAGAAGATGGAGACATAATTGGTGTTGAGAGGTTTGGATCTTCTGCACCCTACAATGTCATTTTTGAGAAGTATGGATTTACGGTTGATAATGTCATCAACAGAGCAAAAGCATTGCTAGAGAAGTAG